A window of the Zeugodacus cucurbitae isolate PBARC_wt_2022May chromosome 4, idZeuCucr1.2, whole genome shotgun sequence genome harbors these coding sequences:
- the LOC105211469 gene encoding ninjurin-B isoform X1 has product METKKSVKHTEVIQLDTDDKTIVAALESPNLSSEDTVDNNGISGIDASADVVETDIEPEIYPIAKRLTKSALRRMNSLDYAGNKNLAEGLMDIALLSANANQLRFLLTYNNKAPTYYISLGLVSVSLVLQVVVGLALIFKRHLRKNDRRYIYIKELLIFGIFIITVVNVLIAAFTTTESDDKA; this is encoded by the exons ATGGAAAcgaaaaaaagtgtaaaacacACCGAAGTGATACAACTGGACACTGATGACAAAACTATTGTCGCAGCATTGGAATCACCAAATCTATCATCGGAGGATACAGTGGATAATAATGGCATTAGTGGCATTGATGCAAGTGCTGACGTTGTCGAAACGGATATTGAGCCTGAAATATACCCGATTGCGAAACGTCTCACTAAATCGGCGCTCCGACGAATGAACAGTCTGGATTATGCAGGGAATAAAAACTTAGCGGAAG GTTTAATGGACATTGCACTATTGTCTGCGAATGCTAATCAGCTGCGGTTTTTActaacatacaacaacaaagcgcctaCCTACTATATCAGTCTGGGTCTAGTAAGTGTCTCTTTAGTTCTCCAGGTTGTAGTAGGTCTGGCTCTAATTTTTAAG CGCCACTTGAGGAAAAACGATCGACGTTACATCTACATCAAGGAGCTTCTAATTTTCGGCATTTTCATTATAACTGTGGTGAATGTACTGATCGCTGCATTTACCACAACCGAAAGCGATGACAAAGCTTAG
- the LOC105211469 gene encoding ninjurin-B isoform X2, whose product METKKSVKHTEVIQLDTDDKTIVAALESPNLSSEDTVDNNGISGIDASADVVETDIEPEIYPIAKRLTKSALRRMNSLDYAGNKNLAEGLMDIALLSANANQLRFLLTYNNKAPTYYISLGLRHLRKNDRRYIYIKELLIFGIFIITVVNVLIAAFTTTESDDKA is encoded by the exons ATGGAAAcgaaaaaaagtgtaaaacacACCGAAGTGATACAACTGGACACTGATGACAAAACTATTGTCGCAGCATTGGAATCACCAAATCTATCATCGGAGGATACAGTGGATAATAATGGCATTAGTGGCATTGATGCAAGTGCTGACGTTGTCGAAACGGATATTGAGCCTGAAATATACCCGATTGCGAAACGTCTCACTAAATCGGCGCTCCGACGAATGAACAGTCTGGATTATGCAGGGAATAAAAACTTAGCGGAAG GTTTAATGGACATTGCACTATTGTCTGCGAATGCTAATCAGCTGCGGTTTTTActaacatacaacaacaaagcgcctaCCTACTATATCAGTCTGGGTCTA CGCCACTTGAGGAAAAACGATCGACGTTACATCTACATCAAGGAGCTTCTAATTTTCGGCATTTTCATTATAACTGTGGTGAATGTACTGATCGCTGCATTTACCACAACCGAAAGCGATGACAAAGCTTAG